One Colias croceus chromosome 29, ilColCroc2.1 DNA segment encodes these proteins:
- the LOC123704265 gene encoding uncharacterized protein LOC123704265, with translation MTLKKCLFVNILIASLGSVVGKWVEGRINTKENWAFLARFCFLSLEGQFEYLIEFERDMGTPNLLLYYDDESQWPAVYHSSMTCKDREAILNKGGQNQMVKLSHWYPDTEYSGCIVTRANKELPAAKSTSPKPKAKTTAKPKTNPNKNDLPSDPAYYDQFLKTTTSPTKSTMDVTTKSTNSTTWYELIPDDFNATTEIPENELWENIGPEKNSSLSENLKDVEILFDNNFNHSGHKIKRSIALYERYRRRRLNSESYQNGFSETERMIVSCHNSRRFRSARERWWFIAISNCDSPKGLDVRYKFLMTNGPDGDFWHKHFSADEFYVLPILLSYTFAYIIVMIAVVMCSVELRSRHLLHSTYKLFLISIVAQHCGVLMQALANIRYASNGVGAPNAKIFGQFLCGISEMTYLLLLILLAKGYTITRGRLKVGFTVKLTVFMCCYVLTYVVLFIYQAKAFDPGEVLYLYESPAGYGLIVLRISGWCAFAYSTYFTVRKYPEKNMFYCPFFICGTLWFYAGPLFILTANSYIDKWVRESVVTAVLLFITFCGHVMFLLLTLPVFANKNFPYHVRTTQIGVMEVTSNPALDGFGPNAYHPSTGAAQTVIIPLTRRTEELIGNMYNQYMATAPSLSENGTPKLNGVPKRINSIKSRNGIIQQGSTETNNSDDINPQIRDEKEIFTVENQMSKIQNGRQNGNVRDDSLQARENELSDNNSSVLPDSDLPSNGVNGLGDLPNVMRSKRNILEPIKRDVPSWSLAKGPSVVAMQLKNNEEQHLPPISLPNGKKSVRTMQSTAGLIGTIHEGREQTYNRPEDLFTVSKGYHAIERHNVNETGTPKLNGVPKRINSIKSRNGIIQQGSTETNNSDDINPQIRDEKEIFTVENQMSKIQNGRQNGNVRDDSLQARENELSDNNSSVLPDSDLPSNGVNGLGDLPNVMRSKRNILEPIKRDVPSWSLAKGPSVVAMQLKNNEEQHLPPISLPNGKKSVRTMQSTAGLIGTIHEGREQTYNRPEDLFTVSKG, from the exons atgaCGCTAAAGAAATGCCTATTTGTAAATATCCTGATTGCGTCGCTAGGGAGCGTTGTCGGGAAGTGGGTGGAGGGAAGAATCAACACAAAAGAG AACTGGGCGTTCCTAGCCCGTTTCTGTTTTCTCTCACTAGAGGGCCAGTTCGAATACCTCATAGAATTTGAGAGGGACATGGGGACTCCAAACTTGctgttatattatgatgacGAATCGCAGTGGCCCGCTGTGTATCATAGTAGCATG aCTTGCAAAGACCGTGAAGCAATACTCAACAAGGGGGGACAAAACCAGATGGTCAAGTTATCCCACTGGTATCCAGATACTGAATATTCTGGATGTATAGTCACCAGAGCGAATAAAGAACTGCCTGCTGCTAAGAG TACATCTCCTAAACCTAAAGCTAAAACTACAGCGAAACCAAAAACGAATCCAAATAAAAACGATCTACCATCCGATCCAGCGTACTACGACCAGTTTTTAAAAACTACCACATCACCAACAAAATCTACCATGGATGTTACTACTAAATCTACAAATTCTACCACATGGTACGAATTGATACCAGATGACTTTAATGCTACTACAGAAATACCAGAAAATGAATTATGGGAGAATATAGGTCCTGAAAAAAATAGTAGCCTGTCAGAGAACTTGAAAGATGTTGAGATTctgtttgataataattttaatcatagcggt CACAAAATAAAACGATCCATAGCGTTATACGAGCGCTACCGGCGTCGCCGTTTAAACTCAGAGTCCTATCAAAATGGGTTCAGTGAGACGGAGAGGATGATAGTTTCGTGTCACAACTCGAGACGATTTCGTTCTGCTAGAGAAAGATGGTGGTTCATCGCTATAAGTAATTGTGATAGTCCGAAG GGTTTGGATGTAAGATACAAATTTCTAATGACCAACGGACCGGACGGTGATTTCTGGCACAAACATTTTTCAGCTGATGAGTTTT ACGTCCTCCCCATCTTGTTATCGTACACCTTCGCGTACATAATAGTGATGATCGCAGTAGTGATGTGCAGTGTCGAGCTGCGATCTCGACACTTACTGCACTCGACGTACAAGCTGTTCTTGATATCGATAGTAGCACAACACTGTGGTGTGTTGATGCAAGCATTGGCTAATATACGATACGCTAGTAATGGTGTGGGTGCGCCTAACGCTAAGATTTTTG GTCAATTCCTATGTGGAATATCAGAGATGACATACCTCCTACTTCTGATATTATTAGCAAAAGGATATACAATAACTCGTGGTCGACTCAAAGTCGGTTTCACTGTGAAACTCACTGTGTTTATGTGTTGTTATGTACTCACATATGTTGTGTTGTTTATATATCAGGCTAAG gcGTTTGACCCGGGTGAGGTTTTATATCTTTACGAAAGTCCAGCAGGCTATGGATTAATAGTTCTTCGTATATCAGGCTGGTGTGCTTTCGCCTACTCCACGTATTTTACTGTTCGGAAATACCCAGAGAag aaTATGTTCTACTGTCCATTTTTCATCTGTGGCACGTTGTGGTTTTATGCAGGACCGCTATTCATTCTTACAGCTAATTcttatatag ACAAATGGGTTCGCGAGAGTGTAGTGACTGCtgtgcttttatttattacgttttGTGGTCATGTGATGTTTTTG CTGCTCACCTTACCTGTATTTGCGAATAAGAACTTTCCGTACCACGTGCGGACGACACAAATAGGAGTTATGGAG GTTACTAGCAACCCAGCATTGGATGGGTTTGGCCCAAATGCGTACCACCCTAGTACAGGGGCTGCTCAAACAGTGATCATTCCGCTTACAAG aaGAACAGAAGAGTTAATAGGCAATATGTACAACCAGTATATGGCAACCGCTCCTTCTCTGTCAGAAAATGGAACACCAAAACTTAACGGTGTTCCCAAaagaataaattcaattaaatccCGCAATGGAATTATTCAACAGGGAAGCACAGAAACAAATAATTCGGACGATATTAATCCACAAATAAGGGacgaaaaagaaatatttacgGTCGAAAATCAAATGTCAAAGATACAAAATGGTCGACAGAATGGCAACGTAAGAGATGACAGCTTACAAGCGCGGGAAAACGAGCTGTCAGATAATAACAGCTCGGTGTTGCCAGATAGCGATTTGCCCAGTAATGGGGTAAATGGTTTGGGAGATTTACCCAATGTTATGAGGTcgaaaagaaatattttggaGCCAATAAAACGGGATGTGCCGTCTTGGTCGCTAGCAAAGGGACCGAGTGTTGTTGCTATgcaattgaaaaataatgaag aACAGCACTTACCACCAATTTCCCTACCAAACGGTAAGAAATCAGTACGGACAATGCAATCAACTGCTGGTCTCATCGGTACGATACATGAAGGCCGCgaacaaacatacaataggCCTGAAGATTTGTTCACTGTGTCCAAGGGATA TCAtg CGATAGAAAGGCATAACGTTAATGAAACTGGAACACCAAAACTTAACGGTGTTCCCAAaagaataaattcaattaaatccCGCAATGGAATTATTCAACAGGGAAGCACAGAAACAAATAATTCGGACGATATTAATCCACAAATAAGGGacgaaaaagaaatatttacgGTCGAAAATCAAATGTCAAAGATACAAAATGGTCGACAGAATGGCAACGTAAGAGATGACAGCTTACAAGCGCGGGAAAACGAGCTGTCAGATAATAACAGCTCGGTGTTGCCAGATAGCGATTTGCCCAGTAATGGGGTAAATGGTTTGGGAGATTTACCCAATGTTATGAGGTcgaaaagaaatattttggaGCCAATAAAACGGGATGTGCCGTCTTGGTCGCTAGCAAAGGGACCGAGTGTTGTTGCTATgcaattgaaaaataatgaag aACAGCACTTACCACCAATTTCCCTACCAAACGGTAAGAAATCAGTACGGACAATGCAATCAACTGCTGGTCTCATCGGTACGATACATGAAGGCCGCgaacaaacatacaataggCCTGAAGATTTGTTCACTGTGTCCAAGGGATAG